The Alosa sapidissima isolate fAloSap1 chromosome 8, fAloSap1.pri, whole genome shotgun sequence genome segment gttttatttgttgttttgtctACATGTAGACAGGTGTACATGTAGACTTGAAATCACTGTTCTACTGAAGTTAGGATATATGACACTGCTCATAGGGTGTGTGATCCTGTCAttatgagagacagagatagttagttagttagttagttagttagtttgaCTTTAGTATTCTGATTGATTTTCTGTCATGCTCCAGTCGTAAGAGGCTGACTGAATGGAACACAGACATCACCCCACTGGTAGGGGAAGAACTGCTGGTGGAAGTGCTTGACGATGTCCCTCTCACCATGCACAACTATGTAAGTTAATCACACCACCTCTTTACCCATAACTCTTTTACATAACCGCCTCTGACTTACTTACTAGAGCCTCTGACTTGCTGTGTGTTCTTTGCAGGTCCGGAAAACATTCTTCAAGTTAGCATATTGTGACTTTTGTCACAAGTTTCTGTTCAACGGGTTCAGATGTCAGACATGTGGCTACAAGTTTCACCAACACTGCAGCAGCAAAGTCCCGACAGTCTGTGTGGACATGGATACGATGACAAAACGGTAAGACTCATCAGCAGTATGGACACCAGTTGGaactcactccacacactctgGCTGTGCTATCAAACTTGACTTGCAGATAGTATTATCGTAGAGAATTCATGGTTCACATGTGGTTCATGTTAACAGATCAATCCCCAACAATTACCCGGACAGCAATTACCCAGACGACTGCCCCCAAATACCTATACTGATAATGCCAGACGGCTCCATACCAGGAAATGATTCAGCCTTAACACCTGACCCTGGCGGGTAAGTCCCTTTATGTGTGAATATTCATCCCTCTATACCAGCACAGTCCGTTTTCTCCACTGTGACACACCGATCCTTTCTAACACACAGGCTGAACCTCCTGTCCCCCACCTCCGCCTTCCGCTTCCCCCTACCCGGGGCCGACGGCCAGTCCCTGCAGCGGCACCGCTCCACCTCCACACCCAATGTCCACATGGTCAGCACGGTGGGGCCCGCTGGCACCAGCATCATAGAGGTGAGGGGTCACTGCAATCACGACTGTCCCACATTACAAGTCACTGTCTCCTCCTTCCCCCCCATTCATGTGACATGACCTCTATGTTCATGGTCTCAGTGTTTTTCCATTCCTGTGAAGGCagacttttgttttttgtgtttacACTTGTCATGGGTTTTTGAGTCGTTgccattattttcattttttattttcatttttgtgtTGTTCTCATAGGATGCAATAAAAAACAGCACAATGGGTGAGTTTTTGCTTTGATGTTGACATCCATCACACTCATTTTAGTTAGTCATCAGTCTTCATATTTGTCAAACACATTTGACACCAGAGTTGTCAAATATGTTTTCTCATAACTGTTTAACCACACGTGTAAGTCTTTGTCATTTGCTTTGTCCCACAATACAATCCTTAGAGGTTCAAAGCTAACTAGAACACTAAGCCTAAATGTACTAAATCTGCTTTGATTTCATATATTAGCAACTCAGTAGTTTTGCTTAATCATAATGCTAACCCCTTGAACTACCTTGAAGGACAGAAACTTGAAATAGGGATGTTCTCACAGTTCCCAACTGGTTTTCATTTTGAGCACGTAAGTATGTGGTTAGAATTTGTGTGGTCTGTATTCGTGTGAGACATGTtcccatgtgtgtgtcaggaccAGAGACGTCCCCAAAGCCCTCCACCAGCCCCCCTTCCATGGGCTCTCCTGGCCGACGACCCCCCAAATCCCCCTCAGAGCACAAGGAGCGCAAACCCTCCTCATCTGACGACAAAAAGAAAGTGGTCAGTAGCTTGTGTCTTTCATGATCATGATCAGTATTTCACTCCACTAGTGCAACACGGCTAATTCATTTCCCAGAAGTTCCGCTGCGCTAGTCTGATGCTAATCTTATTTCACTTGAATGGCTGCAGCACCGCGGAGGCTACAGGGACTCCAGCTACTACTGGGAGGTGCAGTCGCGGGAGGTGAACATCCAGAAGAGGATCGGAGCGGGCTCCTTCGGGACGGTCTTCAAGGGCAAGTGGCACGGCGACGTGGCCATCAAGATCCTCAAGGTGACAGAACCCACCCCCGAGCAGCTACAGGCCTTCAAGAACGAGATGCAGGTCTTACGGTGAGAACCATACTTTACTTCAATCTATAGAACCAACCATCTGCCACCCTCACGGCCTGGTCAATATGAGTGGATGAGAGAAACAGCCTTAAGAGTGGACACTTCCATATATGACGAAGCTAACATATAGTATCAGACGAAGAGTAGGAAGTAGTCAAGCCACGGGAACTGACGACACCTAAATTATGCAATATATGCCTGCAGTGGTAACAGGATTGAATGGCATTTGTTATGATGAGCATCATTGGGGCAGTAGAGACCACAGTAGAGTATGAAAAACAGTGGTTATGTTTTGATAGTAGCATTAGCTCATCTGAGCACTTTGCATTACTGAAGGAAGCTTGACCTTTAGAAATATGGCCCTTGTTGAGTGAGTAATAGCatctttctgtttgtttccctctctctctcactctctctctatctatctatatctctctcccactgtctcTCCTTCTTGGCTGACCTTTACAGAAAGACGCGCCATGTCAACATCCTGCTGTTCATGGGCTTCATGACGAGGCCCCACTTCGCCATCATTACGCAGTGGTGCGAGGGCAGCAGCCTCTACCGCCACCTGCACGTCATCGAGACCAAGTTCGACACCATGCGCCGCATCGACGTGGCGCGCCAGACGGCACAGGGCATGGAGTAAGAGAGCTGGGCCTGTTTACTCCATCATACTGACTCATGCAGAGAGAGTGGGATAGACTAGAGGACGAGTCATGAGAGTCAAGTTTGTTAGACAGTGATGGTTACAAAAAGGGcattttttttggctgtggCGCAAGTGGCTCCAGCGTGCATACCACATTCAGGTCTAAGTGCCCGTGTGGTCCTGGGTTAGAATCTAATCGGTgatcatttcccgatcccaccacATCTCTCTCGCTCATTTGTTTCCTATCACTCTTTACTgtcctatctgattaaaggaAACAAGCTGAAATATATATGTAAGATTATATATAAAAAGAAGTACAGTCCTCAAAGTTTGTAGGTCCAGTTTATGAAATCATATTAcatggctcttcataatgctgcagaatgctccattcacttgaatgggccttcccaacgttcggtggtctgctattcctcgataacagaccgttgctaagtataacagaccactgtcaaggaaaatgggttttcatatctttcatatcactctgcTAGTAGTcaggtcacttcttgcattggaacttcattcaaaagtgaaagcagacggttgatcagctgtgttctaaagaatgtttgattcaagttcagcgtgtgttgcgaactatttgtttctgcaaaagccacgatgaaacagtaacaaataaatataaagaGTCATATcttgtggagtttatttttttgttttggcaagtagccgtgtaatagcaggataatgtatagaacgccttcaggacaaaacaagacccctcctgttcgccctgtcgggaatTATTTTTcgataatgactggcgttctatacattatcccttacatgtaGAGTGGAATAGCATTTATTTAAGTCTAGACAGACATATCGTTGTTTGAGCCATATAGCTGCTTGGATTTTAATGTTCTAACGTGACTCTTCCTTTTTTCCATCTAGTTATTTACATGCCAAGAATATAATTCATCGGGACCTGAAATCAAACAGTATCCTTTCTTTGGTTTTGATTCTTGTGTGATGTTACTTTTGTGTGAGGAAATACTTTAATTTTTGTTTAGTGCATTTGGACTGACTTATGACTTCAGTTTGAAGCAAGTAGGACAATGCTCTTGGCCGAATTGCTCTAATTGGGGAAGAATTAGGGAAGCCACTCTTGAGTAAGGAAAAACACTGCCTTTCTGTGTGAAGTGTTGGTAGTGGACTTTGTTTAGTCACGTTCTACTACTTGGGTCTATAGTTTCCCCTTCCCCCTCTGCTGTGCTGTCCTGTTCCTGACCTGTACCAGACATCTTCCTGCACGAGGGCTGGACGGTGAAGATCGGCGACTTCGGCCTGGCCACAGTGAAGTCCCGCTGGAGTGGGTCGCAGCAGGTGGAGCAGCCCAGCGGCTCCATCCTGTGGATGGTGAGTCCTGCAGAACAACAGTGGCCAAGGCATGGCCCTAATTAGGAAGAGCTGTGTCAAATCAGCACTTGGATAGTCATAATAACTTCAGTCTTGTGATTTATAACAAACTATGTTCCTTTTAGCTTCAGAGTTGAAGTTGTTGCCCATTTATTTTCCTCggggatgtgtttgtgtccaaaGGCTCCTGAGGTGATCCGGATGCAGGACACCAACCCCTACACCTTCCAGTCAGATGTCTATGGCTACGGAGTGGTCCTGTTTGAGCTCATGTCCAGCACGCTGCCTTATTCCAACATCAACAATCGGGATCAGGTGAGCCACAGCTCAGGTTACTGCAGATAGAGCCCTGGCTTGGAACTtgtaccagagactttctaatgaggagacacagcactcaaaaaatcctccatagaaatgcatggggttagtttgtaacgccaatatggcagttgtctacatatATCACAACCTTTCcgtggcaaaacgtcgacatgtgaatacattgagccaatcatgtgctgtgttatgaatacattgagccaataatatggtgtgttgtgaagacatcgtgccaattatgtgttgtgatgtcgccgctggagcaagattggtgtcgtgaagccttgcgcacgcgcatttctgcctaaatagatgcccgataagtgcaatatggccgccgagtaaagggacttgcctaaaaggactttgcttgtACTGCTTAACTGGAGTGCATTAAGATTGATTTTTAAGATTGATGCTGATACAGATGTTGTTTATCTGATTTGCGTGAGTATGTTACATAGGGGAAAAGGTAAATTTTTGAAGCAATGATTAGGTATATATTTCCCAAAGGATAATGCTTCCACTTTTCACTTTTTCACTGTGAAAATCTTAAACATTTTCGTTATTTTGGGAGAATGCTCATTCAGAATGCTATTTTGTCTCAGACTGGACTCAGTCCCCGTCTGGGAAGCTTGCCCTGGGAGtacttgtgtttatgttttcttttgctGGCACCACACTGAGTATTCTTGAGCTCTTTCCAGTCCCATATCTGCTCCAAAACTCCCAAATTTATAATGATCCCCTCTTTCAACGATTTGAGCTCTTGGGGCATAGTTCCCAAAGGGACTGAAGATGGTCtcaattttttttaaaccctCTAAAATACCACTGCTGATAACAACTGCTTGTTGTTTCATCTGTCAAAAGTGTGATTGTGGGACCTGCCTCTCTTGTGCGCCTGAGGACAGATGGCCGGTCTGATTTAAAT includes the following:
- the araf gene encoding serine/threonine-protein kinase A-Raf codes for the protein MSSSSSCSSSGETSPEDVPRGGGTIRVYLPNKQRTVVNVRPGQTVYDSLDKALKTRGLSQDCCAVFRLLEGRKRLTEWNTDITPLVGEELLVEVLDDVPLTMHNYVRKTFFKLAYCDFCHKFLFNGFRCQTCGYKFHQHCSSKVPTVCVDMDTMTKRSIPNNYPDSNYPDDCPQIPILIMPDGSIPGNDSALTPDPGGLNLLSPTSAFRFPLPGADGQSLQRHRSTSTPNVHMVSTVGPAGTSIIEDAIKNSTMGPETSPKPSTSPPSMGSPGRRPPKSPSEHKERKPSSSDDKKKVHRGGYRDSSYYWEVQSREVNIQKRIGAGSFGTVFKGKWHGDVAIKILKVTEPTPEQLQAFKNEMQVLRKTRHVNILLFMGFMTRPHFAIITQWCEGSSLYRHLHVIETKFDTMRRIDVARQTAQGMDYLHAKNIIHRDLKSNNIFLHEGWTVKIGDFGLATVKSRWSGSQQVEQPSGSILWMAPEVIRMQDTNPYTFQSDVYGYGVVLFELMSSTLPYSNINNRDQIIFMVGRGYLSPDLSKLSANCPKSMKRLIIDCLKFKRDERPLFPQILVAIEQVQELLPKIERSASEPSLHRAVHAEDLNPLLFHTTRLMPL